Proteins from one Sarcophilus harrisii chromosome 2, mSarHar1.11, whole genome shotgun sequence genomic window:
- the MOK gene encoding MAPK/MAK/MRK overlapping kinase isoform X4, translating into MKLSWRKHPLPEKKITNYMYQLCKSLDHMHKNGIFHRDVKPENILIKQDLLKLGDFGSCRSVYSKQPYTEYISTRWYRAPECLLTDGYYSYKMDMWSAGCVFYEIMSLQPLFPGANELDQISKIHDIIGTPPQKTLTKFKQSRAMSFDFPFKKGSGISLMTPTLSPQCLSLIYAMVEYDPDERISAHQALQHSYFREQRISEKQALVTRRKVGLTEHLGEPDSLKNVWQISKEGKKQYLKQVEGHPERQGSTCPVELPKLKVSGVTKLSSYSSPTLRAVLSSSGTSGKVPILKPLKYIGTNKKTDTQKDIKSNMKQYRLPTIERKTGGY; encoded by the exons GGAGAAAACACCCActcccagaaaagaaaataacgaACTATATGTATCAGCTGTGTAAGTCTCTTGATCATATGCATAA AAATGGAATATTTCATAGAGATGTAAAACCAGAAAATATACTAATTAAG CAGGATCTTCTGAAATTAGGAGATTTTGGGTCATGTAGAAGTGTTTATTCTAAGCAGccatatacagaatatatatctACTCGTTGGTACCGGGCACCTGAGTGTCTCCTCACAGATGGATATTATAGCTACAAGATGGATATGTGGAGTGCTGGCTGTGTGTTTTACGAAATCATGAG TCTGCAGCCTCTATTTCCTGGAGCTAATGAATTGGACCAAATCTCCAAAATCCATGATATTATTGGCACACCTCCTCAGAAAACTCTTACCAAATTCAAACA GTCAAGAGCTAtgagttttgattttccttttaaaaagggaTCAGGAATCTCTCTGATGACACCGACTTTGTCCCCTCAGTGCCTTTCTCTGATCTATGCAATGGTAGAATATGACCCAGATGAAAGAATCAGTGCCCACCAGGCACTGCAGCATTCTTACTTCCGAGAACAAAG GATATCAGAGAAGCAAGCTCTTGTAACCCGCAGGAAAGTAGGATTGACAGAACATCTGGGAGAACCAGACTCACTCAAAAATGTGTGGCAGAtttcaaaggaaggcaaaaaacaG TATCTAAAGCAAGTTGAAGGGCACCCAGAAAGGCAGGGATCTACCTGTCCGGTGGAACTACCCAAACTGAAGGTCTCTGGGGTAACCAAACTCTCATCCTACTCCAGCCCTACTCTGCGCGCAGTTCTTAGCAGCTCTGGGACAAGTGGGAAAGTACCCATCTTAAAGCCTCTAAAATATATTGGAACAAACAAGAAG acagatacacagaagGACATTAAGTCTAACATGAAACAATACCGTTTGCCCACGatagaaagaaaaactggagGATACTGA
- the MOK gene encoding MAPK/MAK/MRK overlapping kinase isoform X3: MDMNIYELIRGRKHPLPEKKITNYMYQLCKSLDHMHKNGIFHRDVKPENILIKQDLLKLGDFGSCRSVYSKQPYTEYISTRWYRAPECLLTDGYYSYKMDMWSAGCVFYEIMSLQPLFPGANELDQISKIHDIIGTPPQKTLTKFKQSRAMSFDFPFKKGSGISLMTPTLSPQCLSLIYAMVEYDPDERISAHQALQHSYFREQRISEKQALVTRRKVGLTEHLGEPDSLKNVWQISKEGKKQYLKQVEGHPERQGSTCPVELPKLKVSGVTKLSSYSSPTLRAVLSSSGTSGKVPILKPLKYIGTNKKTDTQKDIKSNMKQYRLPTIERKTGGY; this comes from the exons GGAGAAAACACCCActcccagaaaagaaaataacgaACTATATGTATCAGCTGTGTAAGTCTCTTGATCATATGCATAA AAATGGAATATTTCATAGAGATGTAAAACCAGAAAATATACTAATTAAG CAGGATCTTCTGAAATTAGGAGATTTTGGGTCATGTAGAAGTGTTTATTCTAAGCAGccatatacagaatatatatctACTCGTTGGTACCGGGCACCTGAGTGTCTCCTCACAGATGGATATTATAGCTACAAGATGGATATGTGGAGTGCTGGCTGTGTGTTTTACGAAATCATGAG TCTGCAGCCTCTATTTCCTGGAGCTAATGAATTGGACCAAATCTCCAAAATCCATGATATTATTGGCACACCTCCTCAGAAAACTCTTACCAAATTCAAACA GTCAAGAGCTAtgagttttgattttccttttaaaaagggaTCAGGAATCTCTCTGATGACACCGACTTTGTCCCCTCAGTGCCTTTCTCTGATCTATGCAATGGTAGAATATGACCCAGATGAAAGAATCAGTGCCCACCAGGCACTGCAGCATTCTTACTTCCGAGAACAAAG GATATCAGAGAAGCAAGCTCTTGTAACCCGCAGGAAAGTAGGATTGACAGAACATCTGGGAGAACCAGACTCACTCAAAAATGTGTGGCAGAtttcaaaggaaggcaaaaaacaG TATCTAAAGCAAGTTGAAGGGCACCCAGAAAGGCAGGGATCTACCTGTCCGGTGGAACTACCCAAACTGAAGGTCTCTGGGGTAACCAAACTCTCATCCTACTCCAGCCCTACTCTGCGCGCAGTTCTTAGCAGCTCTGGGACAAGTGGGAAAGTACCCATCTTAAAGCCTCTAAAATATATTGGAACAAACAAGAAG acagatacacagaagGACATTAAGTCTAACATGAAACAATACCGTTTGCCCACGatagaaagaaaaactggagGATACTGA
- the MOK gene encoding MAPK/MAK/MRK overlapping kinase isoform X5, with product MYQLCKSLDHMHKNGIFHRDVKPENILIKQDLLKLGDFGSCRSVYSKQPYTEYISTRWYRAPECLLTDGYYSYKMDMWSAGCVFYEIMSLQPLFPGANELDQISKIHDIIGTPPQKTLTKFKQSRAMSFDFPFKKGSGISLMTPTLSPQCLSLIYAMVEYDPDERISAHQALQHSYFREQRISEKQALVTRRKVGLTEHLGEPDSLKNVWQISKEGKKQYLKQVEGHPERQGSTCPVELPKLKVSGVTKLSSYSSPTLRAVLSSSGTSGKVPILKPLKYIGTNKKTDTQKDIKSNMKQYRLPTIERKTGGY from the exons ATGTATCAGCTGTGTAAGTCTCTTGATCATATGCATAA AAATGGAATATTTCATAGAGATGTAAAACCAGAAAATATACTAATTAAG CAGGATCTTCTGAAATTAGGAGATTTTGGGTCATGTAGAAGTGTTTATTCTAAGCAGccatatacagaatatatatctACTCGTTGGTACCGGGCACCTGAGTGTCTCCTCACAGATGGATATTATAGCTACAAGATGGATATGTGGAGTGCTGGCTGTGTGTTTTACGAAATCATGAG TCTGCAGCCTCTATTTCCTGGAGCTAATGAATTGGACCAAATCTCCAAAATCCATGATATTATTGGCACACCTCCTCAGAAAACTCTTACCAAATTCAAACA GTCAAGAGCTAtgagttttgattttccttttaaaaagggaTCAGGAATCTCTCTGATGACACCGACTTTGTCCCCTCAGTGCCTTTCTCTGATCTATGCAATGGTAGAATATGACCCAGATGAAAGAATCAGTGCCCACCAGGCACTGCAGCATTCTTACTTCCGAGAACAAAG GATATCAGAGAAGCAAGCTCTTGTAACCCGCAGGAAAGTAGGATTGACAGAACATCTGGGAGAACCAGACTCACTCAAAAATGTGTGGCAGAtttcaaaggaaggcaaaaaacaG TATCTAAAGCAAGTTGAAGGGCACCCAGAAAGGCAGGGATCTACCTGTCCGGTGGAACTACCCAAACTGAAGGTCTCTGGGGTAACCAAACTCTCATCCTACTCCAGCCCTACTCTGCGCGCAGTTCTTAGCAGCTCTGGGACAAGTGGGAAAGTACCCATCTTAAAGCCTCTAAAATATATTGGAACAAACAAGAAG acagatacacagaagGACATTAAGTCTAACATGAAACAATACCGTTTGCCCACGatagaaagaaaaactggagGATACTGA